One Ctenopharyngodon idella isolate HZGC_01 chromosome 3, HZGC01, whole genome shotgun sequence genomic window, GAGGGATTTGACTAAATCAAGATGCTGCTGATCATTGAAGCTCTTCTCATTTTAGCTGTTTTAGGACAGGTAAGCTTGTGTTCTAGTATGAATATTACAGACATGAATACTGATGATTGATCATTATGATTCCTGTTGCTGCAGGATCACAGAGCTGCTGCAGGAAAGATATTTCCACTGGATATGGCACTGAATTCTGTTGATGATCAATATGAGGGTTGTAAAGAGAACATGACAGACCAGGTGAAGACAAAATATCTGAAGAAGGAAATCAATGACTGTCCTGAATTTAGGGATACTTGGCACGATGGTGAAAAGAAAGCCAAGAAACCACAGGATAATTTGAAACAGAATCATTCAGTCGCCATTTATGTGTACACTAACAACAATTCGCATGTATTTCGTAATTTCAACAATGCTGTTCGTAGTGAGAAACAAGAAtacaaaaaacagacattcaaaTGGTATTCACTTCACTTTCTGTTAACAGAAGCAGTACAGATTCTGAAGAACAC contains:
- the LOC127508507 gene encoding ecto-ADP-ribosyltransferase 5-like, which produces MLLIIEALLILAVLGQDHRAAAGKIFPLDMALNSVDDQYEGCKENMTDQVKTKYLKKEINDCPEFRDTWHDGEKKAKKPQDNLKQNHSVAIYVYTNNNSHVFRNFNNAVRSEKQEYKKQTFKWYSLHFLLTEAVQILKNTRNKCYSTYRGTTAEFDKKVLNTEVRFGSFTSSSLDRKVAIDFGPKSCFEIETCEGADVIKYSKYPDQKEVLIPPYEKFTVVDVKTKGQEGAWCDTVFKLKSSGKISYLNCGADAKLVQDRAKL